From a single Sinorhizobium sp. RAC02 genomic region:
- the glgB gene encoding 1,4-alpha-glucan branching protein GlgB — protein sequence MTAPPKKGTTEQPSELLAKTDIDAILESRHWDPFAVLGLHEAGGKFIARCFLPGAAEATAETLAGKEIGLLRQVDPAGVFAGEVSLKKFQPIRYRARNEGGEWIVIDPYSFGPVLGPMDDYYIREGSHLRLFDKMGAHPMTLDGIDGFHFAVWAPNAKRVSVVGNFNNWDGRLNAMRLRRDTGIWEIFLPGITEGHAYKYEIVGPSGEVLPLKADPFARRSELRPNNASMTTGPIAQEWEDEAHLAHWAAADARRQPISIYEVHAGSWQRHGNGEFLTWDELADRLIPYCVDMGFTHIEFLPITEFPFDPSWGYQTTGLYSPTARFGEPEGFARFVNGCHKVGIGVILDWVPAHFPTDAHGLRQFDGTALYEHADPRQGFHPDWNTAIYNFGRAEVLAYLINNALYWAEKFHLDGLRVDAVASMLYLDYSRKHGEWVPNEYGGNENLEAVRFLQSMNSHVYAGHPGILTIAEESTSWPKVSAPVHDGGLGFGFKWNMGFMHDTLQYLSRESVHRKFHHNDMTFGLLYAFTENFVLPLSHDEVVHGKGSLIAKMAGDDWQKFANLRAYYGFMWGYPGKKLLFMGQEFAQWQEWSEERSLDWNLLEYPLHEGMRRLVRDLNGTYRRKATLHARDCEGDGFEWLIADDRENSVFAWLRKAPGEKPIAVITNFTPVYRENYAIPLPAEGRWREILNTDAEIYGGSGKGNGGAVQAKKQANGTISAALTLPPLATLMLELDV from the coding sequence ATGACCGCACCGCCGAAAAAAGGCACGACGGAGCAACCGTCAGAACTTCTGGCGAAAACGGACATTGATGCAATTTTGGAAAGCCGGCATTGGGACCCGTTCGCAGTGCTCGGCCTTCACGAGGCGGGGGGTAAATTTATCGCCCGCTGCTTCCTTCCCGGCGCGGCGGAGGCTACCGCCGAAACCCTGGCAGGCAAGGAAATCGGCCTGCTCAGGCAGGTCGATCCGGCCGGCGTCTTCGCCGGCGAAGTCTCCCTCAAGAAGTTCCAGCCGATCCGCTATCGCGCCCGCAACGAAGGCGGCGAATGGATCGTCATCGATCCCTACAGCTTCGGCCCGGTGCTTGGGCCCATGGACGACTACTATATCCGCGAAGGCTCGCACCTAAGGCTCTTCGACAAGATGGGCGCCCATCCGATGACGCTCGACGGCATCGACGGCTTCCACTTCGCTGTCTGGGCGCCGAATGCCAAGCGCGTCTCCGTCGTCGGCAATTTCAACAACTGGGACGGCCGGTTGAACGCCATGCGGCTGCGCCGCGATACCGGCATCTGGGAAATCTTCCTGCCCGGCATCACCGAGGGCCATGCCTACAAATACGAGATCGTCGGCCCGAGCGGTGAGGTTCTGCCGCTGAAGGCAGATCCCTTCGCCCGCCGCTCGGAACTGCGTCCGAACAATGCGTCGATGACGACGGGTCCCATTGCCCAGGAATGGGAAGACGAGGCGCATCTCGCCCATTGGGCCGCGGCGGACGCCCGCCGGCAGCCGATCTCCATTTACGAAGTGCATGCCGGGTCCTGGCAGCGGCACGGCAATGGGGAATTTCTCACCTGGGACGAACTCGCCGACCGGCTGATCCCCTACTGCGTCGACATGGGCTTCACCCATATCGAGTTCCTGCCGATCACCGAGTTTCCCTTCGATCCGTCCTGGGGCTATCAGACGACTGGCCTCTATTCGCCGACAGCGCGCTTCGGCGAACCGGAAGGTTTTGCCCGCTTCGTCAACGGCTGCCACAAGGTCGGCATCGGCGTCATCCTCGATTGGGTGCCGGCGCACTTCCCGACGGATGCCCATGGCCTGCGCCAGTTCGACGGCACGGCGCTCTACGAACACGCCGATCCGCGGCAGGGTTTCCATCCCGACTGGAACACGGCGATCTACAATTTCGGCCGCGCCGAAGTTCTCGCCTATCTCATCAACAACGCACTCTATTGGGCGGAAAAATTCCATCTCGACGGCCTGCGCGTCGATGCCGTCGCCTCGATGCTCTACCTCGACTATTCGCGTAAACACGGCGAATGGGTGCCGAACGAATACGGCGGCAACGAGAACCTGGAGGCCGTACGCTTCCTGCAATCGATGAACAGCCACGTCTATGCCGGCCATCCCGGCATCCTGACGATCGCGGAAGAATCCACCTCCTGGCCCAAGGTGTCGGCGCCGGTGCATGACGGCGGCCTCGGCTTCGGCTTCAAGTGGAACATGGGCTTCATGCACGACACGCTGCAATATCTGTCGCGTGAATCGGTGCACCGCAAGTTCCACCACAACGACATGACCTTTGGCCTGCTCTATGCCTTTACGGAGAACTTCGTGCTGCCGCTGTCGCATGACGAGGTCGTGCACGGCAAAGGCTCGCTGATCGCCAAGATGGCCGGCGACGACTGGCAGAAGTTCGCCAACCTGCGCGCCTATTACGGCTTCATGTGGGGGTATCCCGGCAAGAAGCTGCTCTTCATGGGCCAGGAATTCGCGCAGTGGCAGGAATGGAGCGAGGAAAGATCGCTCGACTGGAACTTGCTGGAATATCCGCTGCACGAAGGCATGCGCCGGCTGGTGCGCGACCTCAACGGCACCTATCGCCGCAAGGCCACGTTGCACGCCCGCGACTGCGAAGGCGACGGCTTCGAATGGCTGATTGCCGACGACCGGGAAAACTCGGTCTTTGCCTGGCTGCGCAAGGCGCCCGGCGAAAAGCCGATCGCCGTCATCACCAACTTCACCCCCGTCTACCGCGAGAATTACGCGATCCCGCTTCCGGCGGAGGGCCGCTGGCGGGAAATCCTCAACACCGATGCCGAAATCTACGGCGGCAGCGGCAAGGGCAACGGCGGTGCAGTACAAGCCAAGAAACAAGCCAACGGAACGATCTCAGCCGCGCTCACCTTGCCGCCTTTGGCAACGCTGATGCTGGAGCTGGACGTATAA
- the glgC gene encoding glucose-1-phosphate adenylyltransferase: MEQKRIQPLARDAMAYVLAGGRGSRLKELTDRRAKPAVYFGGKARIIDFALSNALNSGIRRIGVATQYKAHSLIRHLQRGWNFFRPERNESFDILPASQRVSETQWYEGTADAVYQNIDIIEDYGVEYMVILAGDHIYKMDYELMLQQHVDSGAQVTIGCLEVPRMEATGFGVMHVDEKDQIIAFVEKPADPPGIPGNPEMALASMGIYVFHTKFLMELLRRDAADPTSSRDFGKDIIPYIVEHGKAVAHRFNQSCVRSDFEREAYWRDVGTIDAYWQANIDLTHITPELDIYDSTWPIWTFAEIKPPAKFVHDDEDRRGSAISSLVSGDCIISGSTLHRSLLFTGVRANSYARLEGAVVLPNVMVGRHANLKNVVIDRGVIIPEGLVVGEEPELDAKRFRRSENGICLITQPMIDKLEL, encoded by the coding sequence ATGGAGCAAAAGCGGATTCAACCCCTCGCCCGTGACGCGATGGCCTATGTTCTTGCCGGCGGTCGAGGAAGCCGCCTGAAGGAACTGACGGACCGGCGCGCCAAGCCTGCCGTCTATTTCGGCGGCAAGGCGCGCATCATCGATTTTGCGCTGTCCAATGCGCTGAACTCGGGTATCCGCCGTATCGGCGTCGCGACACAATACAAGGCGCATTCGCTGATCCGCCACCTGCAGCGCGGCTGGAACTTCTTCCGCCCGGAACGTAACGAAAGCTTCGACATCCTGCCGGCCAGCCAGCGCGTTTCCGAAACGCAGTGGTACGAGGGTACGGCCGACGCGGTCTACCAGAACATCGATATCATCGAGGACTACGGCGTCGAGTACATGGTCATCCTTGCGGGCGACCATATCTACAAGATGGACTACGAGCTGATGCTCCAGCAGCATGTCGATTCCGGCGCGCAGGTCACCATCGGCTGCTTGGAAGTGCCGCGCATGGAAGCGACCGGCTTCGGCGTCATGCATGTCGACGAGAAGGACCAGATCATCGCCTTCGTGGAAAAGCCGGCCGACCCGCCGGGCATTCCCGGCAATCCGGAAATGGCGCTGGCCTCGATGGGCATCTACGTCTTCCACACCAAGTTCCTGATGGAATTGCTGCGCCGCGACGCTGCCGACCCGACGTCGAGCCGCGACTTCGGCAAGGACATCATCCCCTACATCGTCGAGCACGGCAAAGCCGTCGCCCACCGCTTCAACCAGTCCTGCGTGCGTTCGGATTTCGAGCGTGAAGCCTATTGGCGCGACGTCGGCACGATCGACGCCTACTGGCAGGCCAATATCGACCTGACACACATCACCCCCGAACTCGACATCTACGACAGCACCTGGCCGATCTGGACTTTCGCCGAGATCAAGCCGCCGGCGAAGTTCGTGCATGACGACGAGGACCGCCGCGGTTCGGCAATCTCGTCGCTGGTGTCGGGTGACTGCATCATTTCCGGCTCGACGCTGCACCGCAGCCTGCTCTTCACCGGCGTGCGTGCCAATTCCTATGCCCGCCTTGAAGGGGCCGTCGTTCTGCCGAATGTCATGGTCGGCCGCCATGCCAACCTCAAGAATGTCGTCATCGATCGCGGCGTCATCATTCCGGAAGGCCTCGTCGTCGGTGAGGAACCGGAACTCGACGCCAAACGTTTCCGTCGGTCGGAAAACGGCATCTGCCTCATCACCCAACCGATGATCGACAAGCTGGAGCTGTAG